The following is a genomic window from Niabella soli DSM 19437.
GGATCTGAACTTCCAGAAGATCAGGTGTTTCAGCTAAATGCTTGATCTTCCCAAAGTTTACTCTTGAATTCACTTTTGTAGATGACATATATATAAACCCGGTTTTTTTAATGATCGATTAGGGACAAAACAAAATCAGGATCACTTTTACTGCTAAAAGAAATCCATTGAAATTCAATTACTTGAACAGGTTTTGTTTAATCAAATTTTTATTGGCCAAAATAAAAGGAAGGCAAAGTTACGAAAAACTTTGGAAAGAAGGAAACTTCTCACAATAATATTGCCAGAGTTATTCACAAACAATTTTTAAGATTATAAACTATTGATTGTAAATATCTTAAAAATACAAACTTTATAACAAAATCTGGTTATCAACAAGTTGGCCGGTACAGCTAAATTTCAGTGTCGCGGCGCTTCAGTGCGCTATTTTTTTGAACTGGAAATGCAGCGAATGATAAACCCCGTCCGTACCGGCACGGGCGGGCATTAAGAACTAAGATGCTCATTAAACCGTTTCCTTAACGAGCTTAATATCTTAATGGTTTAAAAAAATTTCGTTGTGTGGCCTTCAGTCTGTCTCATAATAAAGTATTACCTTCCTTTACAGATAACCCTCTTTTGTTAACCACCCTAAACCTCGCACCATGAAAAAGACACTGATCAAAGAGTACCTCCAATTTACAAAAAAGGAGCAGTTGGGCCTATTGGCATTGCTGACGATCATCCTTGTTTTCACGATCCTCCCCTTTATCAATCCCAGGTCAAAAACGATCGAAAAAGATCCGTTAGTTGAAAATGCTGTTGCAGAACTAAAGAATAAAACATCAAAGAACAATGATAACACAGGTAATTCTTACACCCGGGATGACCGTTACAATCGCTCTTTTTCCATTGCCGCGTCCAAAGGAAGGCTGTTTAATTTTGACCCGAATACCATTGACGAAGCTGGCTGGAAAGAATTGGGGTTAAGAGAACGCACCATTCGTACCATACTAAATTATCGCAGTAAAGGCGGGCGCTTTCGTAAACCCGATGATCTTCAGAAAATTTATGGGCTGCATACCGATGAATTTGAGCGGCTGAGGCCTTACATAGTTATCCGTGGTCAGCAGTTCAGTAGTCAGTCGCGACCGTTCCAAAAGCCGGATGCGCCCTCCTATCTGCCGCGTAAGGCTATCACTCCGATTGACATCAATACCGCTGATACCTCCGCCTATATTGCGTTGCCGGGCATCGGTAGCAAACTGGCCGCAAGGATTGTTAATTTCCGGAACAAACTGGGCGGCTTTTACAGCATTGAACAGGTGGGCGAAACCTATGGGGTGCCTCCTGAAACTTTTGAAAGTATAAAACCCTATTTGCAGACCGGTGCCGGGGATATAAAAAAACTGGATATCAATGCGGCTACTTATGCGGAACTAAACGCCCATCCCTACATCAGCGGTAAGCTGGCGTATCTGATCGTTAAACAGCGCAAAACAACGCCCCTTGCATCTGCCGAAGCATTGAAAGAGCTGGTTGCCCAAACCAATGATTCGTTCGAAAAAGTGGCTCCGTATATCAGCTTTTAATTCTATGTCGTTTACTCAAGCTTTCTCACTTAAAGGACGAAGTGTTTACAATTGTGATTGATTACCTGCAGA
Proteins encoded in this region:
- a CDS encoding helix-hairpin-helix domain-containing protein, with amino-acid sequence MKKTLIKEYLQFTKKEQLGLLALLTIILVFTILPFINPRSKTIEKDPLVENAVAELKNKTSKNNDNTGNSYTRDDRYNRSFSIAASKGRLFNFDPNTIDEAGWKELGLRERTIRTILNYRSKGGRFRKPDDLQKIYGLHTDEFERLRPYIVIRGQQFSSQSRPFQKPDAPSYLPRKAITPIDINTADTSAYIALPGIGSKLAARIVNFRNKLGGFYSIEQVGETYGVPPETFESIKPYLQTGAGDIKKLDINAATYAELNAHPYISGKLAYLIVKQRKTTPLASAEALKELVAQTNDSFEKVAPYISF